Part of the Nicotiana sylvestris chromosome 5, ASM39365v2, whole genome shotgun sequence genome is shown below.
CTATTATCTTCAGTTTACTGTCTTATTTCGTaccttatttcctttttggtcttcATTATATACTGCGTACAGGTTGTAGTGTGAGTGAcctgccttagcctcgtcactacttcgtcgaggttaagcTCTGCACTTACAGAGTATATGGGACCGATTGTACTCACAATACACtctacacttcttgtgcagattttggattAGGTCCTAGCGGCGATTATTAGCATTCTCGGACCAAACAACttgtggagacttgaggtacagctgCTCAGCGCCCGCAACTCCTGGAATCCCCTTCCTTTTTATTTGGCTGTGTACTTTCTTTTCAGATAGCTTTATGTGTATTTCAGTCCCTTATTTGTACTATTCTTATAGCTTGTGCGATCGTGACACTGGGTCCAGGGTTGTATCAGACGTTTGGCTATTTTAGCTTTCGCATTtttactttggattattttttaaactgttaaaaattgataaaatgtTCTAACATTAGCTTTCCTAGCAAGTGgaatgttaggtgccatcacggtcccgatggtggaaatttcgggtcgtgataagttggtatcagagcactaggttgcataggtctcactAGTCACGAGCACGCTTAGTAGAGTTTggaggatcggtatggagatgtatgtacttatcttcTGGAGGCTGTGGAGTTAGGAACAATttacttctattcttctctatcgtacgattttattctatcattgatgATTAAACCCTTCTATTCTTGTTCTCTCATctatggcgagaacacgtactgcATCTTCAGCTGGACAACAGTAGGAGCCCCCTATGGAAgatcctacgaggggcagagatCGAGGCTggggtcgtgctagaggccgaagCAGAGGCAGAGCTAAACCTAGAGCTTGAGCAGTAGCACCCGTAATGGAGCCTCAAGTAGATTTTGTTGAGGAGGTTCCAGCTCAGATTGCACCTGTTGGACCAGCTCAAGTCCCGGAGGGGTTCGTCGccaccctagttcttcaggacgctctagtccgtttggtgggccttatggagtgTGTGGCCCAAGCTAGTCCATTTCCTatggcaccagccgtctctcaggctagtaaaggagcacaaactcccgctactcacactctagAGCAGATGCATCCCTAATTCAGACTCCAGAGGCCCcgctagttggggtagttcagccagtTGTTGCGGTACATGCCGATAATGGACATGCCATGTCTTCTGAGTATTTATTGAtattggacaagtttaccaagctcttcctAGATCAGTTCAGTGGagcaccttctgaggacccataGGATTATCATGACCGCTGCCATGAGGTGCTGTGGAACATGagtatagttgagaccaatggggtcgattttgctatgtTTTAGATAACGGGTTCCAccaagagatggtggaaggatTATGTATCTACTAGACTATCTGGGTCGCTTGgtcttacttgggaccagttctctcagctatttcttgagATGTTCCTTCCTATCACATTGAGAGAGAGAGTTACCGCaagtagtttgagcgtctccagcagggtagTATGTCATTCATTCAGTATGAGACCCGTTTTGTGGATCTAGCTTGTCATGCTATTCTTctgcttcctaccgagagagggtgaggaggtttattaagGGACAATCTCACCCTATCAAGCTACATATGGCCAAGGATATCGGGGGTGAGATTTTGTTTCAGACGGCTGCTAATATCGCCAGGCGGATCGAGGATGTTCTTGAATAGGAGAGAGGGTAGGGGTCTAATAAGAGGCCTCGACATTCCAGTggttttagtggtgcctcatctggaggtaggggtacttttggtaggggccatcctcccaagcCATCTCAGTCAGCGCTTCAGGAATCTCATAGTGCTTCAGGGAGTCGTTGTCCTTGTGTGCCTCCTTCTGGGCAGCTAGCCTACAGTGCATCATCAActtctatcagtgcacctcctctTTAGAGTTATCACCATGGTTATCCGGCTTGTTCGGGTTAGTCTCAGTTTTAGCAGCCATAGCACCgagatggatgttttgagtgtggtggttTTGGGCATATCAGGAGGACCTGTCAAAAATTATTGGGTGCCACACCACAGCAAAGTTCTTGTGCCATGATTCCGACACCGGTTTCACCACCACCCGCTtatccagctagaggtaggggccAGGCAGCCAGAGCtggaggtcaggccattagaggtggaggtcaggccgcaaGAGGTAGAGGCCAATAAGCTAGAGGTCATcctagggatgtagttcagagtggtgggccctagccccgatgttatgatTTCCCAGCTAGGCCTGAAGTTGAGTCATCTGAcgttgttatcacaggtattgtttcagtttgccataaagatgcttcagttctatttgattcgggctctacttattcctacatgtcatcctattttgcttcatatctggttCTACCACAttattctttgagtgctcctgtgtatgtgtccacactaatgggagattctattattgtagatcgtgtttatCATTCCTGTGTGGTTACAATTATGAGTCTTGAGACTAgcatagatctcctacttctcgatatggttgatttttatGTCACTTTGGGTATGGATTggatgtcaccttatcatgctattttggattgtcacgccaagaatgtgaccttagccttgctggggtTGCCTCTATTAgggtggagagggacttctggccattctaccagtagggttatctcttatgtgaaggctcataATATGGTaaagaaggggtgtctagcttatttggcttatgtccgtgattctagtatggaggttccttccatggattcagtaccagtTTTTTGTGCATTTCCAGAgttgtttcctgcagacctgcagGGGATGCCACCCggcagggatattgacttttgtattgatttagctccgggcactcagcccatttctattccaccataccatATGGTGctgctagagttgaaagaattgaaagagaaGTTGCAAGATTTACTTGATAAGGACTTCAATAAACCTAGTGTCTCACCCTGGGGTGCGCCTgtattgtttgtgaagaagaaggatggatcgatgaggatgtgcatagattacagGAAATTGAACAAAGTCATCATCAAGAACAAGTGTCCGTTGTCgatgattgatgacttatttgatcagttgtagggtgccaaggtgttttcaaataTTGATTTGAGGTCTAGATACCATCAGCTGAGGACTAGGGCATCCGATGTTCCTAAGACAGCTTTatggactcggtatgggcattatgtgtttctagtgatgtcatttgggttgacaaataccccaacaacatttatggatttgatgaaccaagtgttcaagccctatttggattcctttgtgattgtgcttattgatgatatcttgatctactcctgcAGTCGAGAGGAGAATGAGCAGCAACTTCGGATCGTACTTCAGACTTTAAGAGACAggcagttatatgctaagttttcaaaatgcacGTTTTGGTTGGACTCAGTCACTTTCTTGAGGCACGTAGTATCAGGAAagggcattcaggtggatcctaagaatatTGAGACAGTTCAAAACTGGCCTAAACCCACTTTCGCTAcggagatccagagtttcttgggtttggcaggttattaccgtctctttgtggaggggttttaaGCTATAGCAGCCCCactgactaggttgacccagaagggtgctccgttcagatggtcagacgagtgtgaggcaagctttaagaagctcaagactactttgacAACGATGCCAGTGTTGGTGTTGCTCATAGGTTCAGGATCTTATACGGTGTACTGTGATGCATCTCTGTCACGACACAAAACCCGActcgtcgtgatggcacctatcgtgaaactaggccagcctcaacttAACAATCAACACGataataataagtttgaaaatatttacggaagcttttaacagttaaagaacaatttgaaacataagaaattccaagaatagatacaatccagcccaaaactggggtgtcactgagtgcatgcgCATCTAAGGAAAATACATAGTCTATTATAATGTCTAAGGGAGCAACTAAAATACAACTGGAAGGTAAGGTGGAGATCCAAGGCCTGCGAATGTCGTGCAAATACCTCAATAATACCTAAGTCAGAAGCCTCAATCAACCACTGCCACTGGATCcaagtgcctgaatctgcatatGAGGTGTAGGGGGTAACatggtgttacaacccatatccacatgtgttagttcatgccatatattagttaacataaatccaagaaggaattatctttgagatgataagaagtcaatcctattggtcttaagtgatacaagagtgtataagggtgattaaccaatattagaagttaaacgaatcaaggatgttgtaactcgtattttcaggtaatctagcggtgcttaatacactcaagaggtcatttattaaggtattttaatcatataatatccgtatcataagtcttgaagtcaaacgagttatgaaacaaaagtcgacaaaagttgtcgcaacttaggttcataattttacttaaacattaggtcaaatgtttctaatattttctcataattttcaaggaattacggggtgatctaccaaccaaattaaagatctatgagtctagtttccaacgcattaaaccgttcatcgatacgatctcggagtagagagatattcgcgttttcgcgagactgcgccaagcacctctctatggggcccactaagtcggtttaagatatttggacttatataggatgaccacaacccgtttttagtcatttcttttcactattttcagaacttagaaccctaggaacatcctctcaaggttctctcaagattcaagacccaaaaaaagggcaaacaacacaaatcaagtgtcgggaattccgtggcgctagtaagtctcttgttcttcttgttgttgctcatttttgtgtcgttccaactcgtgtgggaggttgttttaaagggtatatgttctgtaaatactccctaatgttcttaatattaatcctaggtgatttcaagccttctaaagtgattctagtgccgaaaaacactaattgatcgctagtttcatttttttgttgttgtggcagcattggagggatatttcttggaaatttaaggtcaaattggagttgttctttctgtataaaggtaaggaacctcttactctatatgtatttaagattatccaagttgcggctaagccattgaagctagaacttgtgagatatatatcgaaaggtttggtagtaatgttattgttttgtggactgttttgcgttgttgttgggctgcgtattttactactatcttgtggagttttggaggaggaagggtgtggggaaacaccatatatatgtagggttatgggctgatagttattcgtaacatttccagattgtttgacacgactatggtggtcgtcgtatgtatggagtgattagg
Proteins encoded:
- the LOC138869590 gene encoding uncharacterized protein, translated to MIPTPVSPPPAYPARGRGQAARAGGQAIRGGGQAARGIVSVCHKDASVLFDSGSTYSYMSSYFASYLVLPHYSLSAPVYVSTLMGDSIIVDRVYHSCVVTIMSLETSIDLLLLDMVDFYVTLGMDWMSPYHAILDCHAKNVTLALLGLPLLGWRGTSGHSTSRVISYVKAHNMVKKGCLAYLAYVRDSSMEVPSMDSVPVFCAFPELFPADLQGMPPGRDIDFCIDLAPGTQPISIPPYHMVLLELKELKEKLQDLLDKDFNKPSVSPWGAPVLFVKKKDGSMRMCIDYRKLNKVIIKNKCPLSMIDDLFDQL